Proteins co-encoded in one Candidatus Eisenbacteria bacterium genomic window:
- a CDS encoding MBOAT family O-acyltransferase, whose amino-acid sequence MIFNTWAFGVFLVVTLALYWSVPSRVRPTALTLFGLYFYWYYYPPHVLLIVASIPAVWVVSQRIVPGRAGRRRWLALGVAGCLGVLVYYKYQGFLAGTLRGGLASFGVPVSWAPPRLQPPLGISFFVFEYVHYLIEIGRGTFVPAPLRDLGLFILFFPTLICGPIKRYQLFRPQEYAERRFTAVDLHAGLHRIVIGLAKKTLIADQMAPYSFFVFLHPEQASWARLWLAVYAYATQIYFDFAGYSDIAIGTARLFGYTVPENFDRPYRQANIAAFWRTWHMSLTSWITDYVYIPLGGNRRGPRRAAWNRLVSMTLCGLWHGAAWHFAVWGLYHGVMLNLYRLWAARRPAWRLPLGLGRVAGTLVTFHVVCLGWVLFVCDLPRAAFVVRRLLGIP is encoded by the coding sequence GTGATATTCAACACGTGGGCGTTCGGCGTCTTCCTGGTGGTGACGCTCGCCCTCTACTGGAGCGTCCCGTCGCGCGTGCGTCCCACGGCGCTCACGCTCTTCGGGCTCTACTTCTACTGGTACTACTATCCGCCGCACGTCCTGCTGATCGTCGCCTCGATCCCGGCGGTTTGGGTGGTCTCGCAGCGCATCGTGCCGGGACGCGCCGGCCGCCGGCGCTGGCTCGCGCTCGGCGTCGCCGGCTGCCTGGGCGTGCTCGTCTACTACAAGTATCAGGGCTTCCTCGCGGGCACGCTGCGCGGCGGCCTCGCGTCGTTCGGGGTGCCGGTCTCGTGGGCGCCGCCCCGGCTGCAGCCGCCGCTCGGCATCTCGTTCTTCGTGTTCGAGTACGTCCACTACCTGATCGAGATCGGACGCGGCACGTTCGTCCCCGCCCCGCTGCGCGACCTCGGCCTCTTCATCCTCTTCTTCCCGACCCTCATCTGCGGTCCGATCAAGCGCTACCAGCTCTTCCGCCCCCAGGAGTATGCCGAGCGGCGCTTCACGGCCGTCGACCTGCACGCGGGGCTCCACCGCATCGTGATCGGTCTCGCCAAGAAGACGCTCATCGCCGACCAGATGGCGCCGTACTCGTTCTTCGTCTTCCTGCACCCGGAGCAGGCGTCGTGGGCGCGCCTCTGGCTCGCCGTCTACGCGTACGCGACGCAGATCTACTTCGACTTCGCGGGCTACTCCGACATTGCGATCGGGACGGCGCGGCTGTTCGGCTACACCGTGCCCGAGAACTTCGACCGCCCGTATCGCCAGGCGAACATCGCCGCCTTCTGGCGCACCTGGCACATGTCGCTCACCTCGTGGATCACCGACTACGTCTACATCCCGCTCGGCGGCAACCGCCGCGGGCCGAGGCGCGCGGCGTGGAACCGGCTCGTCTCGATGACCCTCTGCGGTCTGTGGCACGGGGCGGCGTGGCACTTCGCCGTCTGGGGGCTCTACCACGGCGTCATGCTGAACCTCTATCGCCTGTGGGCCGCGCGCCGGCCGGCGTGGCGCCTGCCGCTCGGGCTCGGACGCGTCGCCGGCACGCTCGTCACCTTCCACGTGGTGTGCCTCGGCTGGGTGCTCTTCGTGTGCGACCTGCCGCGCGCGGCGTTCGTCGTCCGCCGGCTGTTGGGGATTCCATGA